In Arthrobacter burdickii, one DNA window encodes the following:
- the exaC gene encoding acetaldehyde dehydrogenase ExaC codes for MPVYAQPGQDGSKVSFKPRYENWIGGEWVAPSKGQYFENISPVTGKSFCEVARGTAEDIELALDAAHKAAPAWGKTSVAERASVLNRIADRIEANLEMLAVAETWDNGKPVRETLAADIPLAADHFRYFASAIRAQEGRLSQLDDDMTAYHYHEPLGVVGQIIPWNFPILMATWKLAPAIAAGNAVVLKPAEQTPSSILVLMELLSDILPAGVVNVVNGFGVEAGKPLASSKRIRKIAFTGETTTGRLISQYASQNLIPVTLELGGKSPNIFFSDVADSNDPFYDKALEGFALFAFNQGEVCTCPSRALVQGSIYDSFMSDAIARVGKMVQGNPLDTETQVGAQASNDQLEKILSYMDIGAQEGAKVLIGGERNVLDGDLAEGYYVKPTVFEGTNSMRVFQEEIFGPVVSVTRFADYAEAMEIANDTLYGLGAGVWSRNGNVAYRAGREIEAGRVWVNNYHAYPAGAAFGGYKSSGIGRENHAMMLDHYQQTKNLLVSYSESKLGFF; via the coding sequence ATGCCTGTTTACGCCCAGCCCGGCCAGGACGGTTCGAAGGTCAGTTTCAAGCCGAGGTACGAGAACTGGATCGGCGGTGAATGGGTCGCCCCGAGCAAGGGCCAGTATTTCGAGAACATCTCTCCCGTGACGGGCAAGAGCTTCTGCGAGGTCGCGCGCGGCACTGCGGAAGACATCGAACTCGCGCTCGATGCGGCACACAAGGCCGCTCCCGCCTGGGGCAAGACCTCGGTCGCCGAGAGGGCCTCGGTCCTGAACCGCATCGCCGACCGCATCGAGGCGAACCTCGAGATGCTCGCGGTCGCGGAGACCTGGGACAACGGCAAGCCGGTGCGTGAAACCCTCGCCGCCGACATTCCGCTCGCGGCCGACCACTTCCGGTACTTCGCCAGCGCAATCCGCGCGCAGGAAGGGCGCCTGTCGCAGCTCGACGACGACATGACGGCCTACCACTACCACGAGCCGCTCGGCGTCGTCGGACAGATCATCCCCTGGAACTTCCCGATCCTCATGGCCACCTGGAAGCTCGCCCCCGCTATCGCCGCGGGGAACGCCGTCGTGCTGAAGCCTGCCGAGCAGACGCCGTCGTCCATCCTGGTGCTGATGGAGCTCCTCAGCGACATCCTGCCCGCGGGCGTCGTGAACGTCGTCAACGGGTTCGGTGTCGAGGCGGGCAAGCCGCTGGCCTCGAGCAAGCGCATCCGCAAGATCGCGTTCACCGGTGAGACGACCACGGGCCGCCTGATCAGCCAGTACGCGAGCCAGAACCTGATCCCCGTCACGCTGGAGCTCGGCGGCAAGAGCCCCAACATCTTCTTCTCCGACGTCGCGGACAGCAACGACCCGTTCTACGACAAGGCGCTCGAGGGCTTCGCGCTCTTCGCCTTCAACCAGGGCGAGGTCTGCACGTGCCCGTCCCGTGCCCTCGTGCAGGGTTCGATCTACGACTCGTTCATGTCCGATGCGATCGCCCGCGTGGGGAAGATGGTGCAGGGCAACCCGCTCGACACGGAGACGCAGGTGGGTGCCCAGGCCTCCAACGACCAGCTCGAGAAGATCCTGTCCTACATGGACATCGGCGCACAGGAGGGTGCGAAGGTCCTCATCGGAGGCGAGCGGAACGTGCTCGACGGCGACCTCGCCGAGGGCTACTACGTGAAGCCCACGGTGTTCGAGGGCACCAACAGCATGCGGGTGTTCCAGGAGGAGATCTTCGGACCGGTCGTGTCCGTGACGCGCTTCGCCGACTACGCCGAAGCCATGGAGATCGCCAATGACACCCTCTACGGCCTCGGCGCCGGAGTCTGGTCGAGGAACGGGAACGTGGCCTACCGCGCGGGCCGGGAGATCGAGGCGGGCAGGGTCTGGGTGAACAATTACCACGCCTACCCCGCGGGAGCGGCCTTCGGCGGCTACAAGTCCTCCGGTATCGGCCGGGAGAACCACGCCATGATGCTGGACCACTACCAGCAGACCAAGAACCTGCTGGTCAGCTACTCGGAATCCAAGCTCGGGTTCTTCTAG
- a CDS encoding DUF779 domain-containing protein produces the protein MTVEASVTIPGETVSRVALTMSAVELLDKLWLVHGPLMFHQSGGCCDGSSPMCYPAGEFLTAEADILLGVLDITAGSGRPDGHGGGDAAGPADGDAPRLIEFWMSREQFEYWRHTHLTVDVVQGRGSGFSVEAPEGKRFLIRSRLMG, from the coding sequence ATGACCGTCGAGGCCTCGGTGACCATCCCGGGGGAAACCGTCTCCCGGGTGGCGCTGACCATGAGCGCCGTCGAACTGCTGGACAAACTGTGGCTCGTCCACGGGCCGCTGATGTTCCACCAGTCGGGCGGGTGCTGCGATGGTTCGTCGCCGATGTGCTATCCCGCGGGGGAGTTCCTCACCGCCGAGGCGGACATCCTCCTCGGCGTCCTCGACATCACCGCTGGGTCGGGGCGTCCGGACGGGCACGGCGGCGGAGACGCCGCCGGCCCGGCGGATGGCGACGCGCCCCGGCTCATCGAGTTCTGGATGTCGCGGGAGCAGTTCGAGTACTGGCGCCACACCCACCTCACCGTGGACGTGGTGCAGGGCCGCGGGAGCGGGTTCTCCGTCGAAGCTCCGGAGGGCAAGCGCTTCCTCATCCGCTCGAGGCTGATGGGCTAG
- a CDS encoding FAD-dependent oxidoreductase has protein sequence MSTSAAARPLRVAIIGAGPAGVYAADILTKSNEVQGGDFAVSIDLFDQYPAPYGLIRYGVAPDHPRIKGIVNALHKVLDRGDIRFLGNVNYGRDLTLSDFRRFYDAVIFATGAIRDADLDIPGIDLQGSFGGADFVSWYDGHPDVSRDWPLDAKEVAVIGNGNVALDVARILSKHADDLLSTEIPDNVYQGLKSSPVTDVHVFGRRGPAQVKFTPLELRELSHTRDVDIVLYPEDFDFDAGSEEQIATNNQTKTMVKTLTNWLVEDEPTGASRRLHLHFLHSPVEIHDSPETPGKVAGMKFERTELTGDGNVRGTGEFIDYPVQAVYRAIGYFGSELPEVGFDDKRGVIPNEGGRVIDEDGKPVPGIYATGWIKRGPVGLIGHTKGDALETIGFLLEDRLNLPPAEDPSEDAIINLLSERGVRYTTWEGWLKLDAHELKLGANFVNTSGNAELVRERVKLVPREDMVAISRGE, from the coding sequence GTGTCTACCTCAGCTGCGGCACGACCGCTGCGGGTCGCGATCATCGGCGCCGGTCCGGCAGGCGTCTACGCTGCCGACATCCTGACGAAGTCGAACGAGGTCCAGGGCGGCGATTTTGCCGTCAGCATCGATCTCTTCGACCAGTACCCGGCACCCTACGGCCTGATCCGTTACGGGGTTGCTCCTGACCACCCCCGCATCAAGGGCATCGTGAACGCCCTGCACAAGGTGCTGGACCGCGGGGACATCCGCTTCCTCGGCAACGTCAACTACGGCCGTGACCTCACGCTCTCCGACTTCCGCCGCTTCTACGACGCCGTGATCTTCGCGACGGGCGCTATCCGGGACGCCGACCTGGACATCCCGGGCATCGACCTCCAGGGCTCCTTCGGAGGTGCCGACTTCGTCTCCTGGTACGACGGCCACCCCGATGTCAGCCGCGACTGGCCCCTGGACGCGAAGGAGGTCGCCGTGATCGGCAATGGCAACGTCGCACTCGACGTCGCGCGCATCCTGTCGAAGCACGCCGACGACCTCCTCTCCACCGAGATCCCGGACAACGTCTACCAGGGCCTGAAGTCCTCGCCGGTGACCGACGTCCACGTGTTCGGCCGGCGCGGTCCGGCCCAGGTGAAGTTCACCCCGCTCGAACTCCGCGAACTCTCCCACACCCGCGACGTCGACATCGTCCTCTACCCCGAGGATTTCGACTTCGACGCGGGCTCGGAGGAGCAGATCGCGACGAACAACCAGACCAAGACGATGGTCAAGACCCTCACCAACTGGCTGGTGGAGGATGAGCCGACGGGTGCCTCCCGGCGCCTGCACCTCCACTTCCTGCACTCGCCCGTGGAGATCCACGACTCGCCCGAGACGCCCGGCAAGGTCGCAGGCATGAAGTTCGAGCGCACGGAGCTGACCGGGGACGGCAACGTCCGCGGAACGGGCGAGTTCATCGACTACCCCGTCCAGGCCGTCTACCGGGCCATCGGGTACTTCGGCTCGGAACTGCCCGAGGTCGGTTTCGACGACAAGCGCGGCGTCATCCCGAACGAGGGCGGACGCGTCATCGACGAGGACGGCAAGCCCGTCCCGGGGATCTACGCCACGGGGTGGATCAAGCGCGGGCCGGTGGGCCTCATCGGGCACACGAAGGGTGACGCGCTGGAGACGATCGGATTCCTCCTCGAGGACCGGCTCAACCTTCCTCCCGCCGAGGACCCGTCCGAGGACGCGATCATCAACCTCCTCTCGGAGCGCGGCGTGCGGTACACGACGTGGGAAGGCTGGCTCAAGCTGGACGCCCACGAGCTGAAGCTGGGAGCAAACTTCGTGAACACGTCGGGCAACGCGGAACTCGTACGCGAGCGAGTGAAGCTCGTGCCCCGTGAGGACATGGTGGCCATTTCTCGCGGCGAGTAG
- a CDS encoding GAF domain-containing protein: MSPSRSIPVAELSSDVLQRKALAAHEALGQGEGVDGSLRGIVHDSWLRSLAFLPNPGTARARMFCSEEDLEAYRQGHPLAAIMPVIDRLLVQPSLESGMLVAVGDENGRLLWVDGDRDLRRRAEGMLFMAGTDWSEASVGTSAPGTALALQRSVQIAGAEHFSPLAHPWSCTAVPLHDPDSGTVLGVIDITGTADAVATSTLSLVEAAVAAAEAHLSIHRLRSRLPGAKRRRSACTPAALYRNSLQILGTDHGVVHAGGAALELSPRHAELLTLLALHPEGLTADQLAIMAYPEDASVTTVRAEMLRLRKVLAGHGGGIVPQSRPYRVPTELVVDAVQVLNYLHRGAHRMALEIYRGPVLPRSQAPSIVRLRGEVSALLRDAVLNDGAPDTVLQYLALAEAEYDAEAWQVALRVLPGRSPKRAAVVAHVEWLEAELSAAPSSGSSSPKFW, encoded by the coding sequence ATGTCGCCGTCCCGTTCCATCCCCGTAGCGGAGCTGTCCTCCGACGTCCTGCAGCGGAAGGCCCTCGCGGCCCATGAGGCGCTGGGCCAGGGAGAGGGCGTGGACGGGTCCCTGCGCGGCATCGTGCACGACTCCTGGCTCCGGTCGCTGGCGTTCCTGCCGAATCCGGGCACGGCGCGTGCCCGGATGTTCTGTTCCGAGGAGGACCTCGAGGCGTACCGCCAGGGGCACCCCCTCGCCGCGATCATGCCCGTCATCGACCGCCTGCTCGTGCAGCCGAGCCTGGAGTCGGGGATGCTCGTCGCGGTGGGGGACGAGAACGGCCGGCTGCTGTGGGTCGACGGCGACCGTGACCTGAGGCGCCGGGCCGAAGGCATGCTGTTCATGGCCGGCACGGACTGGTCCGAGGCGAGCGTCGGCACCAGTGCGCCGGGCACCGCACTGGCCCTGCAGCGCAGCGTGCAGATAGCGGGAGCCGAGCACTTCAGCCCCCTGGCCCACCCGTGGAGCTGCACGGCCGTGCCCCTCCACGACCCCGACTCGGGCACGGTGCTCGGCGTCATCGACATCACGGGAACGGCCGACGCCGTCGCCACATCCACGCTGTCGCTCGTCGAGGCTGCGGTTGCCGCAGCGGAGGCGCACCTGAGCATCCACCGGCTCAGGAGCCGGCTGCCGGGGGCGAAGCGGCGCCGCTCGGCCTGTACACCGGCGGCCCTGTACCGGAACAGCCTCCAGATCCTCGGCACGGATCACGGCGTGGTGCATGCCGGAGGGGCGGCGCTGGAACTCAGTCCCCGCCACGCGGAACTGCTGACGCTCCTGGCACTGCATCCGGAGGGGCTGACCGCGGACCAGCTCGCGATCATGGCCTACCCCGAGGACGCATCGGTCACCACGGTCCGTGCCGAGATGCTGCGGCTGCGCAAGGTCCTGGCGGGGCACGGCGGCGGGATCGTTCCCCAGTCCAGGCCGTACCGCGTGCCCACCGAGCTGGTCGTGGACGCCGTCCAGGTCCTGAACTACCTGCACCGCGGCGCACACCGCATGGCGCTCGAGATCTACCGCGGGCCGGTGCTTCCCCGCTCACAGGCACCGTCCATCGTGCGCCTGCGCGGCGAGGTGTCGGCGTTGCTGCGGGACGCCGTCCTCAACGACGGGGCGCCGGACACGGTGCTGCAGTACCTTGCCCTCGCCGAGGCGGAGTACGACGCCGAGGCATGGCAGGTCGCGCTGCGGGTCCTGCCCGGGCGGTCCCCGAAGCGGGCTGCGGTCGTCGCGCACGTGGAGTGGCTCGAGGCGGAACTGTCAGCCGCACCGTCGTCCGGCTCAAGTTCTCCTAAATTTTGGTAG
- a CDS encoding GAF and ANTAR domain-containing protein → MTTDDALPVRDDAWSVPQDDVAGKLSELARSLQREDSEDAVLEHLVRAAITLVPGADEGSITLVLGRRRVESRAASGALARTIDELQERTGEGPCMSAAYEEQTVRVPDMRNEDRWPAFSAEAAAAGAGSMLSFQLFVEGDNLGALNLIGRSAHAFTDESDYVGLLVASHAAVAFADAQKLHQFRDAVATRDLIGQAKGILMERYGVTAGQAFIMLVQVSTETNAKLLAVAEELANTGTLPVRRTGRR, encoded by the coding sequence ATGACCACGGATGACGCACTTCCGGTCCGTGACGACGCCTGGAGCGTGCCGCAGGACGACGTCGCCGGAAAGCTGAGCGAACTCGCCCGGTCCCTCCAGCGGGAGGACAGCGAGGACGCTGTCCTGGAGCACCTGGTGCGGGCCGCGATCACCCTGGTTCCCGGCGCCGACGAGGGTTCGATCACCCTGGTGCTCGGGCGCCGCCGGGTCGAATCGCGTGCTGCGTCAGGGGCCCTCGCACGGACGATCGACGAACTGCAGGAGCGCACCGGCGAAGGACCCTGCATGAGCGCCGCCTACGAGGAACAGACTGTCCGCGTGCCCGACATGCGCAACGAGGACCGGTGGCCCGCGTTCTCCGCCGAGGCGGCCGCGGCGGGAGCGGGCAGCATGCTCTCCTTCCAGCTCTTCGTCGAGGGGGACAACCTCGGCGCACTGAACCTCATCGGCCGCTCGGCGCATGCCTTCACCGACGAGTCCGATTACGTGGGGCTGCTGGTCGCCTCCCATGCCGCCGTCGCCTTCGCCGACGCGCAGAAACTCCACCAGTTCAGGGATGCCGTCGCCACCCGGGACCTGATCGGCCAGGCGAAGGGCATCCTGATGGAGCGGTACGGCGTCACGGCAGGACAGGCATTCATCATGCTGGTGCAGGTGTCCACGGAGACGAACGCCAAACTCCTGGCGGTGGCGGAGGAACTGGCGAACACGGGCACCCTTCCCGTGCGCCGCACCGGCCGACGCTGA
- a CDS encoding ArsR/SmtB family transcription factor, giving the protein MPATLTPTTVTSTSVLERVGTALSDPTRVRVLVALRDAPAYPSELAEVLGVSRQSLSNHLSCLRGCALVVSVPEGRRSRYELVDPKLGHALTDLLGIVLAVDPEHQDHGYRRTPDGARSPGDGPGPLP; this is encoded by the coding sequence ATGCCGGCGACCCTGACCCCGACGACCGTGACCTCGACCTCGGTGCTGGAGCGTGTGGGAACGGCCCTGTCGGACCCGACCCGCGTGCGGGTCCTGGTGGCCCTGCGGGACGCACCGGCGTATCCCAGTGAACTGGCCGAGGTCCTGGGCGTGAGCCGCCAGAGCCTGTCCAACCACCTCTCGTGCCTGCGCGGGTGCGCTCTCGTCGTGTCCGTGCCCGAGGGGAGACGGTCGCGCTACGAACTCGTGGATCCGAAGCTCGGCCACGCCCTCACCGATCTCCTCGGGATCGTGCTGGCGGTCGATCCGGAGCACCAGGATCACGGGTACCGGAGGACTCCTGACGGCGCAAGGAGCCCGGGTGACGGTCCCGGGCCCCTTCCCTAG
- a CDS encoding M23 family metallopeptidase yields the protein MNASLAMVVCFVGFQGIVPQSWEAASAVAPGAPRHSAVLQGDDLPTGVVGSSLLAPLDSLDALDAVGPRMTVAPKPAGSGAGADPVSTTAVPTQRPPAGKLFAPLDELAPSSSFGFRMSPITGEAGEFHTGQDYSAPCGTPVYAADAGTVRAVGWHQWGGGNRVEVDHGNGLITSYNHLQGISVVEGDTVNSGDPIAEVGSTGSSTGCHLHFETILDGEHVDPARWKLVSTRHGERKGELKDYSPSGSSASDIPAWAQSSTRSDQPAPTTEPGALPVASGPSGIVGSGGQQPSKPATPNVPGPAPRAPKLPAASGAPKTTPSAPSKPAKPGSTAPRASSPSVPAKPGTPTTPTKPTTPVKPTTPPKPTTPPKPVTPVKPTTPPVPPTSTQPKSSPSTPPKSTPSDPAGPDATKPVDTTPAPTPESTPAPTPAPTPAPTPVPDPDPTPTTDPSCDTDPSTPDSSADGTSTTDPAPSGTPTSASATPEPVSVPSAPGTHPTTGTSEPGTDPTPEAERASGKETDPADPPCGDPEAPADPSTEPDTEPDTDPGADPETVSPGTDPSQPVEGAAGATSGQG from the coding sequence ATGAATGCAAGCCTGGCCATGGTGGTCTGCTTCGTCGGATTCCAGGGGATCGTCCCGCAGTCGTGGGAAGCGGCGTCGGCCGTGGCGCCCGGCGCGCCGCGCCATTCCGCGGTCCTCCAGGGTGATGACCTTCCGACGGGTGTCGTGGGCTCGTCCCTCCTCGCGCCGCTCGACAGTCTTGATGCGCTCGACGCAGTAGGTCCGCGCATGACGGTGGCCCCGAAGCCCGCAGGAAGCGGAGCCGGCGCAGACCCTGTCTCGACGACCGCAGTCCCCACGCAACGACCGCCCGCGGGCAAGCTGTTCGCACCCCTCGACGAGCTCGCCCCGAGTTCCTCCTTCGGGTTCCGCATGAGCCCCATCACCGGGGAGGCGGGGGAATTCCACACGGGTCAGGACTACTCCGCCCCCTGCGGCACTCCGGTCTATGCTGCCGACGCCGGCACGGTGCGTGCCGTCGGCTGGCACCAGTGGGGAGGCGGCAACCGGGTCGAGGTCGATCACGGCAACGGCCTCATCACGAGCTACAACCACCTTCAGGGCATCTCGGTCGTGGAGGGGGACACCGTCAACAGCGGCGACCCCATTGCCGAAGTGGGCTCGACGGGTTCCTCGACCGGCTGCCACCTGCACTTCGAGACCATCCTCGACGGAGAACATGTCGACCCCGCGCGGTGGAAGCTGGTCTCCACCCGGCACGGAGAGCGCAAGGGCGAGCTGAAGGACTACTCGCCGAGCGGCAGCAGTGCATCCGACATCCCGGCCTGGGCGCAATCCTCCACCCGCTCGGACCAGCCGGCACCGACCACGGAACCCGGTGCACTCCCCGTGGCATCCGGTCCTTCGGGAATCGTCGGATCCGGGGGACAGCAGCCCTCCAAGCCTGCGACGCCGAACGTGCCCGGTCCGGCACCCCGGGCCCCCAAACTGCCTGCTGCGAGTGGTGCTCCCAAGACCACCCCGAGCGCTCCGTCGAAGCCCGCCAAGCCGGGATCGACCGCTCCGCGTGCCTCCAGCCCGTCCGTCCCGGCAAAGCCGGGGACCCCGACGACCCCGACGAAGCCGACGACCCCGGTGAAGCCGACGACCCCGCCGAAGCCGACGACCCCGCCGAAGCCGGTGACCCCGGTGAAGCCGACGACCCCACCGGTCCCGCCGACGTCGACCCAGCCGAAGTCCAGCCCTTCAACGCCGCCGAAGTCGACCCCGTCGGACCCCGCCGGCCCGGACGCTACGAAGCCGGTGGATACGACGCCGGCTCCCACCCCGGAATCGACGCCGGCTCCGACGCCGGCTCCGACCCCGGCTCCGACCCCGGTTCCCGACCCGGATCCGACCCCGACGACGGACCCGTCGTGTGACACCGACCCGTCGACTCCGGATTCGTCGGCAGATGGCACGTCGACAACGGATCCCGCGCCATCGGGGACCCCGACGTCCGCTTCAGCGACGCCTGAACCCGTATCGGTTCCTTCCGCACCCGGCACGCACCCGACCACCGGAACTTCAGAGCCGGGCACGGACCCGACCCCGGAAGCTGAACGGGCTTCGGGCAAGGAGACCGACCCGGCCGACCCGCCGTGCGGCGACCCCGAGGCCCCCGCTGATCCGTCAACCGAACCCGACACCGAACCCGACACCGACCCCGGCGCCGATCCCGAGACGGTTTCCCCGGGGACGGACCCGTCCCAGCCGGTCGAGGGTGCGGCAGGCGCCACGTCCGGGCAGGGCTAG
- a CDS encoding N-acetylglutaminylglutamine amidotransferase codes for MCGIAGEIAFRGARAEQEPVARMTAAMESRGPDGHGAWTNGWVALGHRRLTIIDLSDAGAQPMYDGGSGLSLVFNGCIYNYPELRAELGGDRVFSSTSDTEVVLRAYERWGEDFVDHLVGMFAIAIVDERRERVVMARDRLGIKPLYVADLPGRLRFASTLPALVAGGGIDTSIDEVGLHHYLSWHSIVPAPRTILRGVRKVPPATVRVIDADGSQRDRVYWKPDYVRDPDKADWSAADWQDALRESLTTAVRRRLVSDVPVGVLLSGGVDSSLIVALLAELGQEGLSTFSIGFDGAGGEEGDEFRYSDLIAEKYGTRHHRISIDSGELVPAIEDTIAAMTEPMGTQDVTGFYLLSKTVSEHIKVVQSGQGADEVFAGYAYHQPAGTAPRDAALDAFRGAFLDRTHVEIADVVEPEWYADTDVSRALLEAHLGAPGAETALDAVLRLDTHLLLVDDPVKRVDSMTMAWGLEARVPFLDQDLVSLAAQCPPELKATQGGKGILKDIARRVIPAEVIDRPKGYFPVPPVKYLAEPLLSTVRDALRAPEAKDRGLFRTDYVDLLLDEPNGHYSPGGNNMLWQLGVLELWLQRHGITG; via the coding sequence ATGTGTGGGATTGCCGGGGAGATCGCCTTTCGGGGCGCCCGTGCCGAGCAGGAACCCGTCGCGCGTATGACCGCCGCGATGGAATCGCGGGGGCCGGATGGTCATGGGGCCTGGACCAACGGGTGGGTCGCGCTGGGACACCGGAGGCTCACCATCATCGATCTCTCCGATGCCGGCGCACAGCCGATGTACGACGGCGGCTCCGGGCTCTCCCTCGTGTTCAACGGCTGCATCTACAATTACCCCGAGCTCCGTGCTGAGCTCGGCGGGGACCGTGTCTTCTCCTCCACGAGTGATACGGAGGTCGTCCTGCGCGCCTACGAGCGCTGGGGTGAGGACTTCGTGGACCACCTCGTGGGCATGTTCGCCATCGCCATCGTGGACGAGCGCCGCGAGCGCGTGGTAATGGCCCGGGACCGGCTCGGCATCAAACCCCTCTACGTGGCGGACCTGCCGGGACGGCTGCGCTTCGCGTCGACCCTTCCCGCCCTCGTGGCCGGTGGAGGAATCGACACCTCGATCGACGAGGTGGGGCTCCACCACTACCTGAGCTGGCACTCGATCGTCCCTGCACCGCGGACCATCCTGCGTGGAGTGCGGAAGGTACCCCCCGCGACGGTGCGGGTCATCGACGCCGACGGCAGCCAGCGCGATCGCGTGTACTGGAAGCCCGACTACGTGCGGGACCCGGACAAGGCGGACTGGAGCGCGGCCGACTGGCAGGATGCGCTCCGGGAGTCCCTGACCACCGCCGTCCGCCGCCGCCTCGTGTCGGACGTACCCGTGGGCGTACTCCTGTCGGGCGGCGTCGACTCGAGCCTGATCGTCGCGCTCCTCGCGGAACTCGGCCAGGAGGGACTCAGCACCTTCAGCATCGGCTTCGACGGTGCGGGCGGTGAGGAAGGGGATGAGTTCCGCTACTCGGACCTGATCGCCGAGAAGTACGGGACCCGGCACCACCGGATCTCCATCGACAGCGGGGAGCTGGTGCCGGCCATCGAGGACACCATCGCCGCCATGACGGAGCCGATGGGCACGCAGGATGTTACGGGGTTCTACCTGCTGTCCAAGACCGTCTCGGAGCACATCAAGGTGGTGCAGTCCGGCCAGGGGGCGGATGAGGTCTTTGCGGGCTATGCCTACCACCAGCCCGCGGGCACCGCCCCGCGTGATGCGGCGCTCGATGCGTTCCGGGGCGCGTTCCTGGATCGCACGCACGTAGAGATCGCCGACGTCGTCGAACCGGAGTGGTATGCCGACACCGATGTCAGCAGGGCCCTGTTGGAGGCGCACCTCGGCGCACCCGGCGCGGAGACCGCCCTCGATGCCGTCCTGCGGCTCGACACGCACCTGCTGCTGGTTGATGACCCCGTGAAGCGCGTGGACAGCATGACGATGGCGTGGGGTCTCGAGGCCCGCGTCCCCTTCCTCGACCAGGACCTCGTCAGCCTCGCAGCCCAGTGCCCTCCCGAGCTCAAGGCCACACAGGGCGGGAAGGGCATCCTCAAGGACATCGCGCGCCGGGTCATCCCGGCGGAGGTGATCGACCGACCCAAGGGCTACTTCCCGGTCCCACCGGTCAAGTACCTCGCCGAGCCGCTCCTCTCGACGGTCCGTGACGCCCTGCGGGCCCCCGAGGCGAAGGACCGCGGGCTCTTCCGCACCGACTACGTGGACCTCCTGCTGGATGAACCGAACGGGCACTACAGCCCCGGGGGAAACAACATGCTGTGGCAGCTGGGCGTGCTGGAACTCTGGCTGCAGCGCCACGGCATCACGGGATGA
- a CDS encoding cation diffusion facilitator family transporter has protein sequence MGSHHHHAPSAAAGRRPLVGALVITLCVFVLQVIGALWTGSLALLFDSVHVLTDAAGLAMALGAVTLSVRPATPRRSWGFRRAEVIAALLQAAFLLAVGTYVVIEGVRRLISPEDVAAPEMIVFGAVGLAGNVAALVLLARHRAASFNLRAAFLEVLNDALGSVAVITAAVVIALTGWMRADAVVALLIGALIIPRTLTLLRETIDVLLESTPVGIDLEEVRSHIARLPQVRDVHDLHITQIATGLPVLTAHIVVDDCCYRDGSAHAVLDQLQECVGQHFDVSIDHSTFQIEPLGHVPHETELSH, from the coding sequence ATGGGTTCGCACCACCACCACGCCCCCAGCGCGGCAGCCGGCCGCAGGCCGCTGGTCGGCGCGCTCGTGATCACGCTCTGCGTCTTCGTCCTGCAGGTCATCGGGGCGCTGTGGACCGGCAGCCTGGCGCTGCTCTTCGATTCGGTGCACGTCCTGACCGACGCGGCCGGCCTGGCGATGGCCCTCGGGGCCGTCACGCTCTCGGTCCGCCCCGCCACCCCTCGGCGTTCGTGGGGTTTCCGTCGTGCAGAAGTCATCGCCGCACTGCTGCAGGCAGCGTTCCTGCTGGCGGTCGGGACCTACGTGGTCATCGAGGGAGTACGGCGCCTGATCTCACCCGAGGACGTGGCCGCACCGGAGATGATCGTCTTCGGCGCTGTCGGCCTCGCCGGGAACGTCGCCGCCCTCGTCCTGCTTGCGCGCCACCGCGCCGCCAGTTTCAACCTGAGGGCCGCGTTCCTCGAAGTGCTCAACGACGCGCTGGGGTCGGTGGCCGTCATCACCGCCGCCGTCGTCATCGCCCTGACAGGATGGATGCGCGCGGACGCCGTCGTCGCCCTCCTCATCGGTGCGCTCATCATCCCGCGCACCCTGACGCTGCTGCGCGAGACGATCGACGTCCTCCTCGAGTCCACGCCGGTCGGGATCGACCTCGAGGAGGTGCGCTCCCACATCGCCCGCCTCCCCCAGGTCCGGGACGTCCATGACCTGCACATCACCCAGATCGCCACCGGCCTTCCCGTCCTCACGGCGCACATCGTCGTCGACGACTGCTGCTACCGGGACGGCTCGGCCCACGCCGTCCTCGACCAGCTCCAGGAATGCGTCGGCCAGCACTTCGACGTGAGCATCGACCATTCCACGTTTCAGATCGAGCCACTGGGCCACGTGCCCCACGAGACGGAGCTGAGCCACTGA